The nucleotide sequence CTAGCACCAAAGGTAAGAGGGTTTTTGCTTAAGCCTCTCGGGTCTTTTACAGTCTGGTTTTCCACTCAGGTTAGTGTGAGCCTTGCCAAAGATGAGCCTGACACAACTCTGTTGGCCTTAATGAAGCAAGAAGGTGTGACAAAGATCCGAGGCGCAGTGGAAACTTATATCAGGACTCTTAAAACAGGTATGGCCTTGGGACAGTCCACTGTGTCTCTTGTTTTGTTTGGGGACTGAGAAGAACTAAGAGCCCTTTGCTCATTGGAATCCAAAGGTGGGGAAGAGTTTGGTCTGTCTCAGGCCTGATGTCTTTTTAGGGCCAGGGAGAGAGGAGATCCAGAGATGTGccgtccccccacccccccatcttAGTATGTTAGGGTAAATGAGGTGCTTCTTAATGTTTCTGGGCTGGGTGTTAGCTTAGCATCTCTGTAAATTAGTCGTGAAATTGATGGCTTTCTGGATACTTTCCATACCAGACTACATGTACTTTTGTAGAAAACTAAGCTACAAAACACTATAGGCAATTCAAATGTATTTCGTACTTAGGAACTGTGTTTGTTTAAAACAAGTACAGTTTGACACACTACATTGTACAACCCATAGACCCCAGGAGAGATTAAAATCGAGATTAATTTTATCCTCCTTTTCAGCTATATATAAAGGGGCACTTTATGCTGCGTATCCTTATTTGCTTctatgaaaatcattttagttATTTGGTCTGTAAATATGTTGGCTGGGTTATAAGGGATTTCAGATTCCTGTATTTGCAATTGATGTCTGTTCAGataatttttctgttctttaaaggATTAGTTCCTTCTATAGTATCTTAACCTGCCAGGAAGTAACCCTGTGGCTGTGATTTTGTTGTTACAGAATTCACGCAGGGCATGATCTTACCTACTCTGAATGGCGAGGTGGTAGATCCAGCACCCCAGCTGCCAGCAAAAGTTGAGGAGTCCAAAGTAAGTGGCACTTTCACTATATGGTAACACTAGAGAGCAAGCCATTGGAATAAAGGGTATTAagaattgggcagctgggtggctcagtggtttgagagccaggcctagagatgggagggcctaggtCAGTGTTGGCAAAGGCATGGCACATGTGCAGAGCCCCCAaggggagctgctcccttctccatcttcccagcacctgaggacatttttttttgcatgccccacccctctgtctagcCACCCAAAGCCAGCACTTCCTTCCTTCTCGCTCTCAGGTAATATTGGGGGGAGGCGGGGtgcagctcacaggcagcttgaagttgtagtttgggcacttgaacttgaaaaccttcagacacttcttagctgtgtgaccctgaccacttagcctccattgcctagcctttaccattcttctgttttggaaccaatacttaatattgattctaaggtggaaagtaagggtttaaaaaatgaaaaaaaaaaaaaaagaattaggcaGCTACTTGGCTCCCTCTAAAAGGAAGACTTGTatcttaaatgaataaaaataaacatataggtatgttgtctctcttttccccttcgcTGCAAATCCAAAGCGTTTACAAAGTAGAAGTAACTTAAGATTTGAACAGCCTCAATTAGCCTTATTTTACAGGTTTTCATCTGAAACTCACCAGGGACCTACTTCAAAAAAAGTACCTGGTCCTGGATTTCATTCAGCAGCAGTTGTGTTGGCACAAACTTAAACATCATAGCCTCCTCTTGTGCATCTCTTCAATAGAGTCCTTAATCTGTATGTGGTCACTAGATACCTCTGTGACGCCTTATCTTCAGGTTATCTAATGGTGTGACTATTGTCCCTTCCCACCAAAAAAACAGACTTTTGATCCCAGCCTCATGCATTTAGTCATTATGTTCTGGGACAGTATGTTGGGATGGCCTGAAGAATATAATTCTAAGCATTATAGGTAGAAAAGATGTGTTTGTTTGAAAACACAAAGCCTTACCTAAGAGTAGCAATACTTTGAGAACGTCTGCTTCCCGGGAAGGTACCTGATAATTGTAATCCTCCTCTATCTTATTTCCTTGATTGTGCTTTTCTTTAAGGTTAGTAGATTCTCCTTCACATAGAATGATCAACTTTGGGGATGTAGGAGGTCTATTAGGTCTTTTCCTGAAGTATGCATTGGGACAGAATGGGAAAATTATCAGACTTGGCTCTGATATGCATTAGTCTCCATGTGTTACTTTAAAATAGGAATGTTATTACTTCTCACTACCTGCCCCACAAGGTTATGTGGGAAACTTTAAAGGATTAATCTATAAGTGTGAGACGATGATTTTGCCCTAATTGACAACTGGCACCATTCAACAGGTCAAAACTGGTACTTTTGCAAGTCAGCCTAAGTCTGTTGGTGTCAAAATTCCTACCTGCAAGATCATTCTGAAGGATACTTTCTTAACATCACCAGAGGAACTCTTTAGGGTATTTGTCACCCAAGAGGTAAGTGTGTGAACATGGAATCTCTTATGCCTAGGTCTTGCATTTGCTTTCCTAAGGGATTTACAGTATCTAGAGAAACACTGCTGTTCCCTGTTATTTCATTAGCCTAGTTACTTGCCCAAATGGTAGGCCCTAAGGCAAAGGGTTCATGAAGCTTATTGAAATTTAGTGTTTCCTtcagttattcattttttttttaatgccattctgagggatccatagacttcaccacactgccaaaggaatccatgaaacaaaaacggtTAAGGACCTCTGCACTAAGTGATACAACATATTGCACCACTTGAAGATGAGTTAATGAATTTGGCTAaacaattctctttttatttactaCTTCTTCTCCATATGCCCACTGATAGTTGAGAGTTTTCCCCCTGAAGTGATATtaaataattcttcttttgaatgaTGTCAGGAACCCAGAAAGGAATCCTAAACATAAGATAAACCTGACCCTTAATCCATTTGATAAGAATGATCTATTGCAAGTCTAAATAGAACTAGGTAAACCATAACTAGTTATTTGAAGGACTGAAACGGGGATTAAAGAGTGCGCCTGGGGGCAGCTAAGAGACTCGGtagataagagagccaggcctagagaccctgggttcaaatttggcctcatatacttcctgcctgtgtgaccctgggcaagtcacccccattgcctaccccttacccctcttctgccttggaacagatactttaatattggctctaagatggaaggtaagggttttttaaaaagtgaatctGTTTTGCTGTCTGAATGTGCCTCCTAGATCTTATTCACAGGATGTAGAAGATATGACTGGCCAGCTTCAGGTCTGGGAACTTAGATGTAATTATGGGCATGTGGCTGCACTCACTTTTAAATAAACTAGCTTAACTCTAAGAACTGCATGAGGCAAAGAATGCTGCTGATAGAATAAACACAAGGGCTTAGCCCAGGCACTCCTACTCACCCTCTCCTCTTGTCCTTGCAGATGGTTCAGGCCTTTACCCATGCTTCTGCTGTGTTAGAAGCAGATAAAGGTGGAAAGTTCCAGCTGCTTGATGGCAACGTCACCGGGGAATTCTTAGATCTGGTGAGTGATCCCTGGGCCTGGACCTCATTCCACGAGCTTCCCCATTAGAAGAACATTGCTTTTTTCTGACCTCTGTAGCTAGGGTTGGGTCCTTTAACTTCTTGTTACAATTTAAACTACATTCTTCTAAAGAATGGCTTAAGTTTGTATCATGATCAAGATTCAGATACAAGAAAAATGTAGCCAGCGGTAGGAAAACTACAAGCAGCAAAGCTTGTCGTAAAAGTGAACATGTGAGAGAACATTTGTTCTCTCAACAGCCGAATTTCTTGGATGAGGCTGTATGTCTTCAGCTTCTGTTAGGGAGGACAGgacaagaaggaggaggagggaggctaATTCAGGAGGCAAATCTTGACCAGACTAGCTTCTTTTTCCCCTATAGGTCCCTGAAAACAAGATAGTGATGAAATGGAGGTTTAAATCTTGGCCTGAGGGTAAGTattccttctcttattctttctgtCCCTAAGCTAAGCAATGAGATTGGGATCTGCTAAGACCAGAAGTGGGTTCTGGGAGTCCCTGAGATAGTAACATTCTCAGGTCAGGTCTGGGACAAGTTTGTATTCAGGCATTTCCCACATAGACTGCAGTTCATTCCCACTAGAAGAATTCCCAGGCTGGAAAGCACACGTGGCTCTGTTAAGGAAGAAGGATTAGAGGACGTTTCCTTTGAATGCGATTTCAGAGGGGGAAGTTGGAGATCCTCACGATCATTTGACTCCTCCCCAGGTCACTTTGCCACCATCACCTTGACCTTTATTGacaaagatggagagacagagctTCTCATGGAGGGCAAAGGCATCCCGTCACCGGAGGAAGAGCGGACAAGACAGGGCTGGCAGCGGTACTATTTTGAGAGCATCAAACAGACCTTTGGCTATGGCGCACGCTTATTCTAATGTTAACTTCTACAGGGCCACGGTCCACCCGGCAGCTCAGTCCAGCTCTCTACTGTCCTGCAGCTGTGACTGGCAGGATTGCACCATCCCAACCACTACTGTGGGGCTTGTGCCCCCTCCCCATTCATATACCGAGGGTTTGTGCATGTTTTCTGCTGGGTGGGATCAGACAGTGAATTCTCTTTTATGTGTACATACGCTAAATAaacataacttaaaaaaaaacccacacgcACACACGGAAGCAGTGTCCATAATCTAATGAAGAATCACTGTAGAGAGCTGGTTTTCTTTGGATTTGGGATGAAGGAAAGTAAGATAAGACTTTGTTTCTGATTATAAATGCCATCCACGTTTCATCAAATAGTCTGGAGAAGGTGTGATGTTTGGGTTTGGAAAGAGACTGTCTCCAACAAGCCAAATAATCACCCTTTTGTTTCCTTAAAAGAGCTCTGGGCCCAACATTTGAATATAAGAAGGGcatagaagggcagctaggtggctcagaggattgacaACTAAGCCTAGAGttggggagtcctgggttcaaatctggcctcagctatttCCCAGTtctgtggccctgagcaagtcacttaactctccagggcctagcccttaccacccttctgctttggaaccaata is from Gracilinanus agilis isolate LMUSP501 chromosome 2, AgileGrace, whole genome shotgun sequence and encodes:
- the AHSA1 gene encoding activator of 90 kDa heat shock protein ATPase homolog 1, which gives rise to MAKWGEGDPRWIVEERADATNVNNWHWTERDASNWSTDKLKSLLLAVQVKSEEGNCEVTEVSKLDGEASINNRKGKLIFFYEWTIKLNWTGTSKSGVKYKGHVEIPNLSDENDVNEVEVSVSLAKDEPDTTLLALMKQEGVTKIRGAVETYIRTLKTEFTQGMILPTLNGEVVDPAPQLPAKVEESKVKTGTFASQPKSVGVKIPTCKIILKDTFLTSPEELFRVFVTQEMVQAFTHASAVLEADKGGKFQLLDGNVTGEFLDLVPENKIVMKWRFKSWPEGHFATITLTFIDKDGETELLMEGKGIPSPEEERTRQGWQRYYFESIKQTFGYGARLF